A genomic region of Streptomyces sp. R33 contains the following coding sequences:
- a CDS encoding FHA domain-containing protein, whose amino-acid sequence MVQRPGVPTAPELVLQTDTGSTAMSPGRTYHVGRDPLCEICLDDARVSWRHAILRPDGDHWTVEDEHSTNGTWVDGHRVHEWSIGVGSELRFGDASDGPLARCLGPAPNGGPAGSGPSSVSTPSLTGTFRRPTTVRPLPTRTAVRIGRAPDNDLVIDDLVVSRRHAELHALADGTYEITDLGSHNGTFLNGTRVERAPVAEGDIVGIGHTALCLVGDQLQEYLDTGEVSLDVQELAVSVDRGRKTLLDHVSFPVGAKCLLAVVGPSGAGKSTLLGALTGLRPADHGSVLYDGRDLYRDYAELRSRIGLVPQDDILHAQLTVRRALAYAAELRFPQDTARAEREARVDEVIGELGLGQRADQPIHSLSGGQRKRVSVALELLTKPSLLFLDEPTSGLDPGMDRSVMHMLRGLADDGRTVIVVTHSVLSLDVCDRLLVLAPGGRIAWFGPPEEALGFFGFAEWPEAFEAFENQQGRDWAGEYSTSPQHRTYVRNAARQPRLDEDRSAAAGFVAPPPKAQSWGSQLSTLVRRYAAALSADRTFLAIMIALPFVMGAMTRALAGSSLTKETAINALLILCVGGVLTGAANGVRELVKERVIYQRERAVGLSRSAYLMSKVVVLGAITVAQAVVMTLVGLYGVKTNAPGGKGVFLPPLVEITLAVALLSFTAMMLGLLVSALVRKEEVTMPLLVLLAIVQVVFCGALLQLNGVPVIEQLAWLVPSRWALAAMAGTIDLGAIIPGKLTGDPLFAHRAGVWLLDLGMLVALSVLFGVLVLRLLRRHEPAIMRK is encoded by the coding sequence ATGGTCCAGCGCCCCGGTGTGCCGACCGCGCCCGAGCTCGTCCTGCAGACCGACACGGGCTCCACCGCGATGAGCCCGGGCCGGACGTACCACGTCGGCCGGGACCCCTTGTGCGAAATCTGCCTCGACGACGCCCGCGTCTCCTGGCGCCACGCGATCCTGCGCCCCGACGGCGACCACTGGACCGTCGAGGACGAGCACAGCACCAACGGAACCTGGGTCGACGGCCACCGCGTCCACGAGTGGAGCATCGGCGTCGGCAGCGAACTGCGCTTCGGCGACGCCTCCGACGGCCCGCTCGCCCGGTGCCTCGGCCCGGCCCCGAACGGCGGGCCCGCCGGCTCCGGGCCGTCCTCGGTGTCCACCCCGTCCCTGACCGGCACCTTCCGCCGCCCCACCACCGTGCGCCCGCTCCCCACCCGGACCGCCGTGCGCATCGGCCGCGCCCCCGACAACGACCTCGTCATCGACGACCTCGTCGTCTCCCGCCGGCACGCCGAACTGCACGCACTCGCCGACGGCACGTACGAGATCACCGACCTCGGCAGCCACAACGGCACCTTCCTCAACGGCACCCGCGTCGAACGCGCCCCCGTCGCCGAAGGCGACATCGTCGGCATCGGCCACACCGCCCTCTGCCTGGTCGGCGACCAGCTCCAGGAGTACCTCGACACCGGCGAGGTCTCCCTCGACGTCCAGGAGCTCGCCGTCTCCGTCGACCGCGGCCGCAAGACCCTGCTCGACCACGTCTCCTTCCCCGTCGGCGCCAAATGCCTGCTCGCCGTCGTCGGCCCCAGCGGCGCCGGCAAGTCCACCCTCCTCGGCGCCCTCACCGGACTGCGCCCCGCCGACCACGGCAGCGTCCTGTACGACGGACGGGACCTCTACCGCGACTACGCCGAACTGCGCAGCCGCATCGGCCTCGTCCCCCAGGACGACATCCTGCACGCACAGCTCACCGTCCGCCGCGCCCTCGCCTACGCCGCAGAACTGCGCTTCCCGCAGGACACCGCCCGGGCCGAACGCGAGGCCCGGGTCGACGAGGTGATCGGCGAACTCGGCCTCGGGCAGCGCGCCGACCAGCCCATCCACAGCCTCTCCGGCGGCCAGCGCAAACGCGTCTCCGTCGCCCTGGAACTGCTGACCAAGCCCTCCCTGCTCTTCCTGGACGAGCCCACCTCCGGCCTCGACCCCGGCATGGACCGCTCCGTGATGCACATGCTGCGCGGCCTCGCCGACGACGGCCGCACCGTCATCGTCGTCACCCACAGCGTGCTCAGCCTCGACGTGTGCGACCGGCTGCTGGTCCTCGCCCCGGGCGGGCGCATCGCCTGGTTCGGGCCGCCCGAGGAGGCCCTCGGCTTCTTCGGGTTCGCCGAATGGCCCGAGGCGTTCGAAGCCTTCGAGAACCAGCAGGGCCGGGACTGGGCGGGGGAGTACAGCACCTCCCCGCAGCACCGCACGTACGTACGGAACGCCGCGCGGCAGCCCCGGCTCGACGAGGACCGGTCCGCAGCGGCCGGCTTCGTCGCCCCGCCGCCCAAGGCGCAGAGCTGGGGCTCCCAGCTCTCCACACTGGTCCGCCGCTACGCCGCGGCGCTCAGCGCCGACCGCACCTTCCTCGCCATCATGATCGCCCTGCCGTTCGTCATGGGCGCCATGACCCGCGCCCTGGCCGGCAGCTCCCTCACCAAGGAGACGGCGATCAACGCCCTGCTCATCCTGTGCGTCGGCGGCGTGCTGACGGGCGCCGCCAACGGCGTACGGGAACTGGTCAAGGAACGCGTCATCTACCAGCGGGAACGGGCCGTCGGACTGTCCAGATCCGCGTACCTGATGTCCAAGGTGGTGGTGCTCGGCGCCATCACCGTGGCCCAGGCCGTGGTGATGACGCTCGTCGGCCTCTACGGGGTGAAGACCAACGCCCCGGGCGGCAAGGGGGTCTTCCTGCCGCCCCTCGTCGAAATCACCCTTGCCGTCGCCCTGCTGTCCTTCACCGCGATGATGCTCGGCCTGCTGGTCTCCGCCCTGGTCCGGAAGGAGGAGGTCACCATGCCGCTGCTGGTCCTCCTCGCCATCGTCCAGGTGGTCTTCTGCGGAGCCCTGTTGCAGCTGAACGGCGTGCCCGTGATCGAGCAGCTGGCCTGGCTGGTGCCGTCCCGGTGGGCGCTCGCCGCCATGGCCGGCACCATCGACCTCGGCGCGATCATCCCAGGGAAGCTCACCGGCGACCCGCTCTTCGCACACAGGGCCGGGGTGTGGCTGCTCGATCTCGGGATGCTCGTGGCCCTGTCCGTCCTGTTCGGAGTACTGGTCCTGCGGCTGCTGCGCCGCCACGAGCCCGCGATCATGCGAAAGTAG
- a CDS encoding streptophobe family protein: MSSPSAPSSVPGGSAGAWRDALVAVVAGFAVMAAVAAAGLACAGATDLPGGAFPRVVAAVVVLAAGGSVEVTGAAGFLADAHASLSVLPLSVSLAGALTAGSLFLRPLHNRAVTRPGELASRTVPLVLLWLLALTGTAFLARQTFGISTGDSLVTDLGELLDSSPTVGFRAAVPTTLFFGLLWILGLLLIALLISRRAPLPARLVRFHAAVRPAAFATVALLLAYVVIGLGVGVVVAFTQGHADRTFAVILLGLPNLAWLAFTLGLGGAWDGRVEGLFGLPMPQLLDQVLRGPKLSRVDVGSLAEQDSRAWWLVAVAAVLLLAAGFLAAVRSPAHVRAWQHALRLGVALALATLTVCLLTALEARFGLSLLGIGDVGMLGAKTELQPVLWRNVGLALLWGALAGFLGALLARPVHRRGLVEKPPQTTAR, from the coding sequence GTGAGCAGTCCGTCAGCACCGAGTTCGGTACCCGGGGGCTCCGCGGGGGCATGGCGGGACGCCCTCGTCGCCGTCGTGGCGGGCTTCGCGGTGATGGCCGCGGTCGCCGCGGCGGGACTGGCCTGCGCGGGGGCCACCGACCTGCCCGGCGGAGCGTTCCCCCGGGTGGTCGCGGCGGTCGTCGTACTGGCGGCCGGCGGATCCGTCGAGGTGACCGGCGCGGCCGGCTTCCTGGCCGACGCCCATGCGAGCCTGTCCGTACTCCCGCTCTCGGTGAGCCTCGCCGGGGCGCTCACGGCCGGCTCGCTGTTCCTGCGTCCCCTGCACAACCGGGCGGTGACCCGTCCGGGCGAACTCGCCTCCCGTACCGTCCCGCTGGTGCTGCTGTGGCTGCTCGCCCTCACCGGCACCGCGTTCCTCGCCCGCCAGACCTTCGGCATCTCCACCGGCGACTCCCTGGTCACCGACCTCGGCGAACTCCTCGACTCCTCCCCGACGGTCGGCTTCAGGGCCGCCGTGCCCACGACCCTGTTCTTCGGACTGCTGTGGATCCTGGGCCTGTTGCTGATCGCGCTGCTGATCTCGCGCCGGGCCCCGCTGCCGGCCCGGCTGGTCCGCTTCCACGCGGCGGTGCGTCCCGCCGCCTTCGCCACCGTGGCGCTGCTCCTCGCGTACGTCGTCATCGGCCTCGGTGTCGGCGTGGTCGTGGCGTTCACGCAGGGGCATGCGGACCGGACGTTCGCCGTGATCCTGCTCGGCCTGCCGAACCTCGCCTGGCTCGCTTTCACCCTGGGCCTCGGCGGGGCCTGGGACGGCCGGGTCGAGGGGCTGTTCGGGCTGCCGATGCCCCAGCTGCTGGACCAGGTGCTGCGCGGGCCGAAGCTGTCCCGGGTCGACGTGGGCTCGCTCGCGGAGCAGGACTCCCGGGCCTGGTGGCTGGTGGCCGTGGCCGCCGTGCTGCTGCTCGCCGCGGGCTTCCTGGCGGCCGTACGCTCCCCCGCGCACGTCCGCGCCTGGCAGCACGCGCTCCGCCTCGGCGTGGCCCTCGCCCTCGCCACCCTGACGGTGTGCCTGCTGACCGCCCTCGAGGCCCGGTTCGGCCTCTCGCTGCTGGGCATCGGCGACGTCGGCATGCTGGGCGCGAAGACGGAGCTGCAGCCGGTGCTGTGGCGCAACGTGGGCCTCGCCCTGCTCTGGGGTGCGCTCGCGGGGTTCCTCGGCGCCCTGCTGGCCCGTCCGGTGCACCGCCGCGGTCTCGTCGAGAAGCCGCCGCAGACCACCGCCCGCTGA
- a CDS encoding DUF6777 domain-containing protein, whose product MTTQPSGREPQEPTQSIHPSAERPAGPPSGPLSGGREGPPPPPPPAPPGGTPPGPPSGPPSRVPWWRSRPRLATALVALAAAVALAVVLTRPGGAPSAGGEVFLQPAAATGPDPFTESTAAKDASPPPQTAKPPARPQSAAPTGAIVTRSISGSAPGLYGGTKATASCDVEKQIGALTAQPAKNSAFASALGIPPATVPGYLRSLTPVQLGMDTRVTNHGYRDGKATSYQAVLQAGTAVLVDARGVPRVRCACGNPLGSPVALKANPKRSGQPWSSYEPKNVVVVAPSVTVVRKFVIYDRHDRHWFERDRGDHHGKRDKPVPPPVVPKPPITPVQPSPSVTKASPSPAGSPTKSGRPPESPSKPESTAPSEPASRAPLRPEPPTPPLTPTPPPTPESEAPPASLTPPVSKPASAPASSKPPAPPPSSSEPPSPAPPSPVAPELRQRSKPPGPDPDETPRAGTPTPPPTTERHGTDGDAGN is encoded by the coding sequence GTGACCACGCAACCCTCCGGCCGGGAGCCGCAGGAGCCGACGCAGTCCATACATCCGTCGGCCGAGCGTCCCGCAGGTCCCCCCTCCGGCCCCCTCTCGGGCGGGCGGGAGGGGCCGCCGCCACCCCCGCCGCCGGCTCCGCCCGGAGGCACCCCACCGGGGCCGCCGTCGGGGCCGCCGTCGCGCGTCCCCTGGTGGCGCTCCCGGCCCCGGCTGGCCACCGCGCTCGTCGCGCTGGCCGCCGCCGTGGCCCTCGCCGTGGTCCTGACCCGGCCCGGCGGCGCCCCCTCCGCCGGCGGCGAGGTGTTCCTGCAGCCCGCCGCCGCGACCGGCCCGGACCCGTTCACGGAGTCCACCGCGGCGAAGGACGCCAGCCCTCCGCCGCAGACCGCCAAGCCGCCGGCCAGGCCGCAGAGCGCGGCGCCCACCGGCGCCATCGTCACGCGCAGCATCAGCGGCTCGGCGCCGGGCCTGTACGGCGGCACGAAGGCCACGGCGAGCTGCGACGTCGAGAAGCAGATCGGGGCGCTGACCGCCCAGCCCGCCAAGAACAGCGCCTTCGCCTCGGCGCTCGGCATCCCGCCGGCGACCGTACCCGGCTACCTGCGCTCGCTCACCCCCGTGCAGCTGGGCATGGACACCCGCGTCACCAACCACGGTTACCGCGACGGCAAGGCCACCAGCTACCAGGCGGTGCTGCAGGCCGGGACGGCGGTACTGGTCGACGCCCGCGGCGTGCCGCGGGTGCGGTGCGCGTGCGGCAACCCGCTCGGGTCCCCGGTGGCGCTGAAGGCCAACCCGAAGCGGTCCGGGCAGCCGTGGAGCTCGTACGAGCCCAAGAACGTCGTCGTCGTCGCGCCGTCGGTGACCGTCGTCCGGAAGTTCGTCATCTACGACCGCCACGACCGGCACTGGTTCGAGCGTGACCGCGGCGACCACCACGGCAAGCGCGACAAGCCCGTTCCGCCGCCCGTGGTCCCGAAGCCGCCGATCACGCCGGTGCAGCCGAGCCCGTCGGTCACGAAGGCCTCGCCGTCCCCGGCGGGGTCGCCGACGAAGTCCGGGCGCCCTCCCGAGTCCCCGTCCAAGCCCGAATCCACGGCGCCGTCCGAGCCCGCGTCCAGGGCGCCTCTCAGGCCCGAACCGCCGACGCCGCCCCTGACGCCGACGCCGCCCCCGACGCCGGAGTCCGAGGCGCCGCCCGCGTCCCTCACGCCGCCCGTCTCGAAGCCCGCGTCCGCGCCCGCGTCCTCGAAGCCGCCGGCGCCCCCGCCGAGCTCGTCGGAACCACCCTCTCCGGCCCCGCCGTCCCCGGTGGCGCCGGAGCTGAGGCAGAGGTCGAAGCCGCCCGGACCTGACCCGGACGAGACGCCCCGGGCAGGCACCCCGACCCCGCCTCCCACGACGGAGCGTCACGGAACCGACGGCGACGCCGGGAACTGA
- a CDS encoding SpoIIE family protein phosphatase has product MAERGASPDVDWPAQPDMSLALNRMGTFDWDLDSGQMHLDPTALEVLDLRPEEFNGTPEGLRTRVSPGEEVRLDARVAQALKDGRSHYGAYVRTRRRDGTPAWSHIQGHILRDANGRPYRIIGILRDAAHDPGEPGAGGEQADDRRRMTGVVERTSAILAHARTVNDVTDVLKDPEALGHLGAVSVMLGIVDGGRIHLVAEGQLGSYVPEIEYTRIDAQFPMSEAVRNLQPVFLGSREEFQQRYPHLWPYIEPLAVRSGVYLPLIAQGRAIGALGLLYQRDGDFTAEERNLLVALGSGIAQSLQRAILFEQEHDLAEGLQRAMLPRRIPEVPGARIAVRYRAARMGRDIGGDWYDVIPLGEGRVGVMIGDVEGHDTDAAAVMGQLRIVLRAYVAEGHTPGTAMARASSFLRELETERFATCTYAEVDLNTGMLQMVRAGHLDPVVRRGDGTCHRVQVAGGLPLGLPPREQSATGPGYPVTSLELHPGDTLVLCTDGLLERPDGDSEAGIRELMEAVHSGPVDVEELADVLCDLVGDAGVGDDMALLLLRRRGTPAPRGGGPLRLRLTPGDPEGPAMARHLIRAAVAAWGAAERADEIELAADELMTNALVHTDGGAHVNVRLTAEGRIRIEVEDSSSALPHRREAGDWAVSGRGLLLVDQLAEVWGVEPRGGGKCVWCEFTVPGHDTP; this is encoded by the coding sequence ATGGCCGAAAGGGGAGCGAGCCCCGACGTCGACTGGCCCGCGCAGCCGGACATGAGCCTCGCGCTCAATCGCATGGGCACCTTCGACTGGGACCTCGACAGTGGGCAGATGCATCTGGACCCCACCGCCCTCGAGGTCCTCGACCTGCGCCCGGAGGAGTTCAACGGCACCCCGGAGGGGCTGCGGACGCGGGTGTCGCCCGGCGAGGAGGTCCGGCTCGACGCCCGGGTGGCGCAGGCGCTCAAGGACGGCCGCAGCCACTACGGGGCGTACGTCCGCACCCGGCGCCGCGACGGCACCCCGGCCTGGTCCCACATCCAGGGCCACATCCTGCGCGACGCCAACGGTCGCCCGTACCGGATCATCGGGATCCTGCGCGACGCCGCCCACGACCCCGGCGAGCCCGGCGCCGGCGGGGAGCAGGCGGACGACCGGCGCCGGATGACCGGCGTCGTCGAGCGGACCAGCGCCATCCTGGCCCACGCCCGCACCGTCAACGACGTGACGGACGTCCTCAAGGACCCGGAGGCCCTCGGCCACCTCGGCGCGGTCAGCGTGATGCTCGGCATCGTGGACGGCGGCCGCATCCACCTCGTCGCGGAGGGGCAGCTCGGCTCGTACGTCCCGGAGATCGAGTACACGCGCATCGACGCGCAGTTCCCGATGAGCGAGGCCGTACGGAACCTGCAGCCGGTGTTCCTCGGCTCCCGCGAGGAGTTCCAGCAGCGCTACCCGCACCTCTGGCCGTACATCGAGCCGCTGGCCGTGCGCAGCGGCGTCTACCTGCCGCTGATCGCCCAGGGCCGGGCCATCGGCGCGCTCGGGTTGCTGTACCAGCGGGACGGGGACTTCACGGCCGAGGAGCGGAACCTGCTCGTCGCGCTCGGCAGCGGTATCGCGCAGAGCCTCCAGCGCGCCATCCTGTTCGAGCAGGAGCACGACCTCGCGGAGGGCCTGCAACGGGCCATGCTGCCGCGCCGGATCCCGGAGGTGCCGGGCGCGCGGATCGCCGTACGGTACCGGGCCGCCAGGATGGGGCGGGACATCGGCGGCGACTGGTACGACGTGATCCCGCTCGGCGAGGGCCGGGTCGGGGTGATGATCGGCGACGTGGAGGGGCACGACACGGACGCGGCGGCCGTCATGGGCCAGCTGCGGATCGTCCTGCGGGCCTACGTCGCCGAAGGGCACACGCCCGGCACCGCCATGGCCCGGGCCTCGAGCTTCCTGCGGGAGCTCGAGACGGAACGGTTCGCCACCTGTACGTACGCCGAGGTGGACCTGAACACCGGCATGCTCCAGATGGTCCGCGCCGGCCACCTCGACCCGGTCGTGCGGCGCGGCGACGGCACCTGCCACCGGGTCCAGGTGGCCGGCGGACTCCCGCTCGGGCTGCCGCCGCGCGAGCAGTCCGCAACCGGCCCCGGCTACCCCGTCACCAGCCTCGAACTGCACCCGGGCGACACCCTGGTGCTGTGCACGGACGGCCTGCTCGAACGGCCGGACGGCGACTCCGAGGCCGGCATCCGGGAGCTCATGGAAGCGGTCCACAGCGGCCCGGTCGACGTCGAGGAGCTCGCCGACGTCCTGTGCGACCTCGTCGGCGACGCCGGCGTCGGGGACGACATGGCCCTGCTCCTGCTGCGCCGCCGTGGTACCCCCGCCCCGCGCGGCGGCGGCCCGCTGCGCCTGCGGCTCACCCCGGGCGACCCCGAGGGCCCGGCGATGGCCCGCCACCTGATCCGGGCGGCGGTGGCCGCGTGGGGCGCCGCGGAGCGGGCCGACGAGATCGAACTGGCGGCGGACGAGCTGATGACGAACGCCCTCGTGCACACCGACGGCGGCGCCCACGTCAACGTACGGCTGACCGCGGAGGGCCGGATCCGGATCGAGGTCGAGGACTCCAGCAGCGCCCTGCCGCACCGGCGCGAGGCGGGCGACTGGGCGGTGTCGGGGCGCGGCCTGCTGCTGGTGGACCAGCTCGCGGAGGTATGGGGCGTGGAGCCCCGGGGCGGCGGGAAGTGCGTGTGGTGCGAGTTCACCGTCCCCGGGCACGACACCCCCTAG